One window of Kryptolebias marmoratus isolate JLee-2015 linkage group LG3, ASM164957v2, whole genome shotgun sequence genomic DNA carries:
- the pcyt2 gene encoding ethanolamine-phosphate cytidylyltransferase, translated as MIKNGHHAASAQGEEAGRSQPGEPACSPEKRKRVVRLWCDGCYDMVHYGHSNQLRQAKAMGDYLIAGVHTDAEISKHKGPPVFTQEERYKMVRAIKWVDEIVEGAPYVTTLETLDKYNCDFCVHGDDITLTVDGKDTYAEVKSAGRYRECKRTQGVSTTDLVGRMLLMTKAHHSNLNNTDYQQHTDNFGKGATVHSPWTGVSQFLQTSQKIIQFASGKEPQPGDTIIYVAGAFDLFHVGHVDFLEMVYKQAERPYVIVGLHFDQEVNRYKGKNYPIMNIHERTLSVLACRYVSEVVIGAPYAVGKDLLDHFKVDLVCHGKTEVFPDKDGPDPYAEPKKRGIFRIIDSGNDLTTDVIVQRIIKNRLEFEARNQKKEAKEMAVIEVMKRREKQQQQDEAAAQPVH; from the exons ATGATCAAGAACGGCCACCACGCTGCCAGCGCTCAGGGAGAAGAAGCCGGGCGCAGTCAGCCGGGCGAGCCGGCGTGCAGCCCGGAGAAAAGGAAGCGGGTGGTGCGGTTGTGGTGTGACGGCTG CTATGACATGGTGCACTATGGCCACTCCAACCAGCTGCGGCAGGCCAAAGCTATGGGAGATTACCTGATTGCTGGAGTTCATACAGATG CGGAGATTTCCAAACACAAGGGCCCCCCAGTTTTTACTCAGGAAGAGCGGTACAAGATGGTGCGCGCCATCAAGTGGGTGGATGAGATAGTGGAGGGAGCTCCTTATGTGACCACGCTGGAGACTCTGGACAAATACAACTGTGATTTCTGCGTGCATGGAG ATGACATCACGCTGACGGTAGACGGCAAGGACACGTACGCAGAGGTGAAGAGCGCAGGTCGTTACCGGGAATGTAAACGCACGCAGGGCGTCTCCACCACCGACCTGGTAGGACGCATGTTGCTCATGACCAAAGCCCATCACAGCAACTTG AATAACACAGATTACCAGCAGCATACAGACAACTTTGGAAAG GGTGCTACAGTTCACAGTCCTTGGACAGGAGTTTCTCAGTTCCTGCAAACATCCCAGAAGATCATTCAGTTCGCCTCAGGGAAGGAGCCTCAGCCCGGAGACACCATCATCTATGTGGCCGGAGCATTTGATCTTTTCC ACGTCGGCCATGTTGACTTCCTGGAAATGGTTTACAAACAGGCAGAGAGGCCTTACGTCATTGTGGGTCTGCACTTTGACCAG GAAGTGAATCGCTACAAAGGGAAGAACTACCCGATCATGAACATCCATGAGAGAACCCTGAGTGTTCTGGCCTGTCGG taTGTGTCCGAGGTGGTGATTGGTGCTCCATACGCAGTGGGCAAAGACCTGCTGGATCATTTTAAG gtgGACTTGGTGTGCCACGGCAAGACGGAGGTGTTTCCAGACAAGGATGGGCCGGACCCCTATGCT GAACCTAAGAAGAGGGGGATATTCAGGATCATTGACAGCGGGAATGATCTCACCACTGATGTCATTGTCCAGAGGATCATTAAAAACAG GCTGGAGTTTGAAGCCAGGAACCAGAAAAAGGAGGCCAAGGAGATGGCGGTGATCgaagtgatgaagaggagagagaagcagcagcaacaggacgaagctgcagctcagcctgTCCACTGA